TACCCGGCGCAAACCCTCTGCGAATACCTGATGCTGCCGCTGCTGGAGCAACTGGAGTGGCGCTGGCAGGGACAATTCGGCGCGCAATTGGAGCGGGTGTTCTTCCACACCTGGCTGCGCAGCAAGTTCGGAACCCGCCTTTACCATCACAAGCGCCAGCAGCGTGGTGCACCGCTGCTGCTGGTGAACCAGTCGGAGCTGCCACTGGAGCCTGGGCTGTGGCTCAGCGCCTGGCTGGCCAGCAGCGCCGGCTGTCCGCTGGAAGTGTTCGACTGGCCGCTGCCGCCAGGCGAACTGGCCCTTGCCGTGGAACGCCTCAGTCCGCGCGCCGTGCTGCTGTACTCCAGCCAGGCCCTGAACCTTTCCCAGTTGCCGCGTCTGCTGGCCGGTGTCGATTGCCCACGCCTGCTGGCCGGTGCAGCCGCGCATATCCATCATGAGGAACTGGCAGGCATGTCGCTGCACCTGGCGGGCAGTCCACTCGAGGCCATGCAGTGTCTGCAGGAGCTCGACCTGTTCAACGGGGAGCAGGCATGAGGCGGCAACTGGTCTGGTTGCGCTGTGACCTGCGCCTGCGGGACAACACGGCGCTCGCCGCAGCCGCCGAGCGCGGACCGGTGATCGCACTGTTCCTGCTCAGCCCCGCCCAGTGGCGCGAACACGACGATGCCGCCTGCAAGATCGACTTCTGGCTGCGCAACCTTCACGAGCTGCGCCGCGAGCTCGCCGGGCTGAACATTCCCCTGCTGGTACGCACGGCGGATCGCTGGAGCGACTCGGCGGGGGTAATCGCCCGGTTGTGCCACGACCTGGATATCGAGACCGTACACGTCAACGAAGAGTACGGGGTGAACGAAGCGGCACGAGACAGCAGGG
The Pseudomonas triclosanedens DNA segment above includes these coding regions:
- a CDS encoding MerR family transcriptional regulator, whose translation is MTLDAPHCEADDDYRQALADGWLPIREVARRTGVNPVTLRAWERRYALVVPQRTPKGHRLYSQEQIERIQAILTWLARGVAVSKVRALLDNGAAPAASKGASPWDELLQHCVESVARINERQLDELFNGALAIYPAQTLCEYLMLPLLEQLEWRWQGQFGAQLERVFFHTWLRSKFGTRLYHHKRQQRGAPLLLVNQSELPLEPGLWLSAWLASSAGCPLEVFDWPLPPGELALAVERLSPRAVLLYSSQALNLSQLPRLLAGVDCPRLLAGAAAHIHHEELAGMSLHLAGSPLEAMQCLQELDLFNGEQA